One window of the Brevundimonas goettingensis genome contains the following:
- a CDS encoding HlyD family type I secretion periplasmic adaptor subunit — MTAVSPHPANPSPASQPVTDSPRLELMIGGAVIALFFIIFLGWAAFAPLDAGAFAQGQVSISGNRQAVQHREGGIVSALHVAEGDRVQQGQVLIELSTGELAATERGVAGQVVSLLAQRARMVAERDRLPAVATPPEFATLIPEDRPLANEAMRLQRLQFAARRSGRSTETGVLGQRIGQLDQQRAGLERQIASNVEQRRLIEEELDGIRELAAKGFAPQNRVRALERTAAALDGELGSLRAQVASTGEAVGQTRLEMLGVSTKMNEDVADQLRQAEVALNELRPKLVELRSQMALSRIRAPATGQVVGLTVFTVGGVIAPGQVLMDVVPDNASQVIVASIKPTDVDNLRLGQSTEVKFPGLRDRSTPILHGTVERISPDSFTDEKTGQSHYRAEVVISPAELRKLGASARHIRPGMPVEVVVLLRKRTALQYLVEPLVRSLWRTGSEE, encoded by the coding sequence ATGACCGCCGTCTCACCCCATCCCGCAAACCCCTCGCCCGCCTCTCAACCGGTGACGGATTCTCCGCGCCTCGAGCTGATGATCGGCGGCGCGGTCATCGCCCTGTTCTTCATCATCTTCCTGGGCTGGGCGGCGTTCGCCCCGCTCGATGCCGGAGCCTTCGCCCAAGGCCAGGTCTCGATCTCCGGCAATCGTCAGGCCGTCCAGCATCGAGAGGGGGGCATCGTCAGCGCCCTGCATGTCGCCGAAGGCGACCGCGTCCAACAGGGACAGGTCCTGATCGAACTGTCGACCGGGGAACTGGCGGCGACAGAGCGCGGCGTCGCCGGTCAGGTCGTCTCCCTGCTGGCCCAGCGCGCCCGAATGGTCGCCGAACGCGACAGGCTGCCCGCCGTCGCCACACCGCCTGAATTCGCGACCCTGATCCCCGAGGACCGGCCGCTGGCGAATGAGGCGATGCGCCTGCAACGGCTGCAGTTCGCCGCCCGACGCAGCGGACGATCGACCGAAACCGGGGTTCTGGGCCAACGCATCGGCCAGTTGGACCAGCAACGGGCCGGGCTGGAGCGCCAGATCGCCTCCAATGTCGAACAGCGCCGGCTGATCGAGGAGGAGCTGGACGGCATCCGTGAGCTCGCGGCCAAGGGCTTCGCGCCACAGAACCGGGTTCGGGCCCTGGAACGGACCGCCGCGGCCCTCGACGGCGAGCTTGGCTCGCTGCGCGCCCAAGTGGCCAGCACGGGCGAGGCGGTCGGCCAGACCCGGCTGGAGATGCTCGGCGTATCGACCAAGATGAACGAGGACGTGGCGGATCAGCTGCGTCAGGCGGAGGTGGCCCTGAACGAGCTTCGTCCCAAACTGGTCGAGCTGCGCAGCCAGATGGCCCTGTCCCGCATTCGCGCGCCCGCCACGGGCCAGGTCGTCGGGCTGACGGTCTTCACCGTCGGCGGCGTCATCGCTCCGGGACAGGTTCTGATGGATGTCGTTCCGGACAACGCCTCCCAGGTCATTGTCGCCTCAATCAAACCCACCGATGTCGACAACCTCAGGCTTGGACAATCGACCGAGGTCAAGTTTCCTGGCCTGCGCGATCGCTCAACCCCCATCCTGCACGGGACCGTCGAGCGGATTTCCCCCGACAGCTTCACCGACGAGAAGACCGGGCAGAGCCACTATCGCGCCGAGGTGGTCATCTCGCCGGCTGAGCTTCGCAAACTGGGCGCCTCGGCTCGACACATCCGGCCCGGCATGCCGGTCGAGGTGGTGGTCCTGCTGAGAAAGCGCACCGCCCTGCAGTATCTGGTCGAACCCTTGGTCCGCAGCCTGTGGCGGACCGGATCGGAAGAATGA
- a CDS encoding type I secretion system permease/ATPase, with amino-acid sequence MFKSLVSDQPGARPLMEAFKACRVHFTNALIFSALVNLLYLVPTLYMMQVYDRVVPTGGMLTLALLTVVAVFALGALAALDWLRTRLLIRAGLRLDKLLAAKVMARIVDLPGGKASSQTMREFDNVRSAVSGQGILALFDAPWTPLYLACCFLLHPAIGALTLAGGIILFALAVLNERDSRPRLKRAIQSTNTAYAAQEAIAGQTEVVRALGMREASINRQIEERKTSVEQYADAQLNGGKYSGAIKFLRLALQSLSLGLAAFLAVKGQISPGSIIAASVLLSRAVAPVELLVGAWPNLTQARTSWKALVDLFVATAEVERPRTALPAPAGKLRVEAVTVRLPGTETPQLRQVSLVLSPGQTLGVIGPSGSGKTTFARVIAGALTPTAGIVRLDGADYGARESDDLARHIGYLPQNSSLFAGSIKDNISRFAAATGAPVAEVDSRAVEAAMSAGAHEMILRLPKGYDTMLGPFGAGVSAGQAQRIALARALFGNPALLVLDEPNSSLDQEGEIALMNAILAAAARGAAVVIVAHRAGVLARVDRLMTLRDGAVQMEGPREDVLAKIRGELAVPAGNRPQ; translated from the coding sequence TGATCTTCAGCGCGCTGGTCAATCTGCTCTACCTGGTTCCAACCCTCTACATGATGCAGGTGTATGACCGCGTCGTGCCGACAGGCGGCATGCTGACGCTCGCCCTGCTGACGGTGGTGGCGGTGTTCGCCCTGGGCGCCCTCGCCGCGCTCGACTGGCTGCGCACGCGGCTGCTGATCCGGGCCGGCCTTCGCCTTGACAAGCTGCTGGCGGCCAAGGTCATGGCGCGCATCGTCGATCTGCCGGGCGGCAAAGCCTCCAGCCAGACCATGCGCGAGTTCGACAATGTGCGGAGCGCGGTTTCCGGTCAGGGAATTCTGGCGCTGTTCGACGCCCCCTGGACACCGCTTTATCTGGCCTGCTGCTTCCTGCTGCACCCGGCCATCGGCGCCCTGACGCTTGCAGGCGGGATTATCCTGTTCGCCCTGGCGGTTCTCAATGAACGCGACAGCCGCCCCCGACTGAAGCGGGCGATCCAGTCGACCAACACCGCCTATGCCGCCCAGGAAGCCATCGCCGGCCAGACCGAGGTCGTCCGCGCACTGGGCATGCGCGAGGCCAGCATCAATCGCCAGATCGAGGAACGTAAGACCTCGGTGGAGCAATACGCCGACGCCCAGTTGAACGGCGGCAAATACTCCGGGGCCATCAAATTCCTGAGGCTGGCGCTGCAATCCCTGTCGCTGGGGCTCGCCGCCTTCCTCGCGGTCAAGGGACAGATTTCGCCTGGTTCGATCATCGCCGCCTCGGTGCTGCTCAGCCGCGCCGTGGCGCCGGTGGAGCTTCTGGTCGGCGCCTGGCCCAACCTGACCCAGGCCCGCACCAGCTGGAAGGCGCTTGTCGATCTTTTCGTCGCCACGGCTGAGGTCGAGCGGCCCCGCACCGCCCTGCCCGCCCCCGCGGGCAAGCTTCGGGTGGAGGCCGTTACGGTGCGCCTGCCCGGCACGGAAACGCCGCAGCTGCGTCAGGTGTCTCTGGTTTTGTCTCCAGGTCAGACCCTGGGCGTGATCGGCCCCAGCGGTTCCGGCAAGACGACCTTCGCCCGGGTCATCGCGGGAGCCCTCACACCGACCGCAGGCATCGTCCGGCTGGACGGCGCCGACTACGGCGCGCGGGAGTCCGACGATCTGGCCCGACACATCGGCTATCTGCCCCAGAATTCCAGCCTCTTCGCCGGCTCGATCAAGGACAATATCTCCCGCTTCGCCGCCGCGACCGGCGCGCCGGTCGCGGAAGTGGACTCGCGCGCCGTCGAGGCCGCCATGTCCGCCGGCGCGCATGAAATGATCCTGCGGCTGCCCAAGGGATATGACACGATGCTTGGCCCCTTCGGCGCCGGCGTCTCGGCCGGACAGGCCCAACGCATCGCCCTGGCCCGCGCCCTGTTCGGAAACCCGGCGCTGCTGGTCCTCGACGAGCCCAATTCCAGCCTGGACCAGGAGGGCGAGATCGCCCTGATGAACGCCATTCTCGCGGCCGCCGCACGCGGCGCCGCCGTCGTCATCGTCGCCCACCGGGCCGGGGTGCTGGCGCGGGTCGACCGGCTGATGACGTTGCGCGACGGCGCGGTGCAGATGGAAGGCCCCCGCGAAGACGTGTTGGCCAAAATCCGCGGCGAGCTGGCCGTCCCGGCCGGAAACCGCCCCCAATGA